A single genomic interval of Polaribacter vadi harbors:
- a CDS encoding TonB-dependent receptor: MKYLILFGFLFLSTLSFTQTISGKISAKNGEEIPYANVYLKQTKMGTSTNENGFYELKNVPKDKYTLVVSSIGYRTKTIKINVLNDKNILQNITLLDDNSLDEIVVSGTLRPVSKTNSPVPVEVYSETFFRKNPTPSIFESLQNVNGVRPQLNCNVCNTGDIHINGLEGPYTFVLIDGMPIVSGLSTVYGLTGIPQALIERVEIVKGPASTLYGSEAVGGIINIITKKPTNAPKLTTDTFTSSWGEVNLDVGLRYKASHKIDGLLGVNYFNFQNRIDNNEDNFTDLTLQNRISLFNKINIARKSNKVFTIAGRYVYEDRWGGELDWEREFRGGNQIYGESIYTNRWETFGTYELLTTENLSFQFSANGHYQNSFYGETSYNAEQIIGFGQLVYNKQLGKNHDLLLGAAYRYTFYDDNTFATLGDDGIENSPSIIHLPGIFAQDEISITDRKKLLLGVRWDHNSLHGNIFSPRVNYKWNSKDNSNIVRLSAGNGFRVANVFTEDHAALTGAREVEFDGDLDPETSWNANINYVKKINTENAFITLDGSAFYTYFNNRILPDYETDPSKIIYANLDGFSVSKGISLNADLLFTNGLAINTGATLMKVSVTENNVKTQQLLTESFSGVWSISYRFEKNFAIDYTGNVYGPMRLPLLGENDVRAEKSPWFSIQNIQLSKKFSNSWEVYGGVKNLLNFTPAANSINNANNPFDVGIDTNANPELAFDPSYVYASNQGIRAFAGLRYTLF, from the coding sequence ATGAAATATCTTATATTGTTTGGCTTTCTATTTTTATCAACCTTAAGTTTCACACAGACAATTAGTGGAAAAATTAGCGCTAAAAACGGAGAGGAAATTCCGTATGCAAATGTGTATTTGAAGCAAACAAAAATGGGAACTTCAACGAATGAAAACGGTTTTTATGAATTAAAAAATGTGCCAAAAGATAAGTATACATTAGTAGTTAGCAGTATTGGTTATCGAACAAAAACTATTAAAATTAATGTTCTAAATGATAAAAACATCCTCCAAAACATTACCTTATTAGATGATAATTCTTTAGATGAAATTGTGGTTTCTGGAACATTAAGACCCGTATCAAAAACAAATAGTCCTGTTCCTGTAGAAGTTTATAGTGAAACATTTTTCAGAAAAAACCCCACACCTTCTATTTTTGAATCATTACAAAATGTAAATGGAGTTAGACCTCAACTAAATTGTAATGTGTGCAATACTGGAGATATTCATATAAATGGTTTAGAAGGTCCTTACACATTTGTTTTAATTGATGGAATGCCAATAGTAAGTGGTCTTTCCACTGTGTATGGTTTAACAGGAATTCCACAGGCTTTAATAGAAAGAGTGGAAATTGTAAAAGGACCTGCATCTACTTTATATGGTTCAGAAGCTGTTGGTGGCATCATAAATATCATCACAAAAAAACCTACAAACGCACCAAAATTAACCACAGATACTTTTACAAGTTCTTGGGGAGAAGTAAATTTAGATGTGGGTTTACGTTATAAAGCATCCCATAAAATTGATGGACTTTTAGGAGTCAATTATTTCAATTTTCAAAATAGAATTGATAATAATGAAGATAATTTTACAGATTTAACGCTACAAAATAGAATTTCACTTTTTAATAAAATAAATATTGCAAGAAAAAGCAATAAAGTTTTCACAATTGCTGGGAGATATGTGTATGAAGATAGATGGGGAGGAGAATTAGATTGGGAAAGAGAATTTAGAGGTGGAAATCAAATTTATGGCGAAAGCATTTACACAAATCGTTGGGAAACTTTTGGAACTTACGAATTGCTAACTACAGAAAATTTAAGTTTTCAATTTAGTGCAAATGGACATTACCAAAATTCTTTTTATGGAGAAACTTCTTATAATGCAGAACAAATCATTGGTTTTGGTCAGCTGGTTTACAACAAACAATTGGGCAAAAATCACGACCTATTACTAGGTGCAGCATACAGATATACTTTTTATGATGATAACACTTTTGCTACTTTAGGTGATGATGGCATAGAAAACAGCCCATCAATAATTCATTTACCAGGAATTTTTGCACAAGATGAAATCAGTATAACTGACAGAAAAAAATTACTTTTAGGAGTTAGATGGGATCATAATAGTTTGCATGGAAATATATTTTCGCCAAGAGTAAATTACAAATGGAATTCTAAAGATAATTCTAATATTGTTAGACTAAGTGCAGGAAATGGTTTTAGAGTTGCCAATGTTTTTACAGAAGATCATGCAGCTTTAACTGGTGCAAGAGAAGTTGAATTTGATGGTGATTTAGATCCAGAAACTTCTTGGAATGCAAACATAAATTATGTAAAAAAAATAAATACAGAAAATGCTTTTATCACTTTAGATGGAAGTGCTTTTTACACCTATTTTAATAACAGAATTTTACCTGATTATGAAACTGATCCTAGTAAAATTATCTATGCAAATTTAGATGGTTTTTCGGTTTCAAAAGGAATTTCTTTAAACGCAGATCTATTATTTACAAATGGCCTAGCTATAAATACTGGTGCAACTTTAATGAAAGTTTCTGTAACAGAAAACAATGTAAAAACTCAACAATTATTAACAGAAAGTTTTAGTGGAGTTTGGTCTATTTCATATCGTTTTGAGAAAAATTTTGCAATCGATTATACAGGAAATGTGTATGGTCCAATGCGTTTACCTTTATTAGGAGAAAATGATGTTAGAGCTGAAAAATCCCCTTGGTTTAGCATTCAAAACATTCAATTAAGTAAAAAATTTAGCAATAGTTGGGAAGTTTATGGAGGTGTAAAAAATTTACTAAATTTTACACCAGCTGCAAATAGCATTAATAACGCTAACAATCCATTTGATGTTGGTATTGATACTAACGCAAACCCAGAACTGGCTTTCGACCCAAGTTATGTATATGCTTCCAACCAAGGCATTAGAGCCTTTGCAGGTTTAAGATACACACTTTTTTAA
- a CDS encoding metal-dependent transcriptional regulator codes for MFTLSEENYLKAIYHLETDSKKGISTNAIAKSLATKASSVTDMVKKLSDKKVVLYKKYQGVTLTELGLKTAANIVRKHRLWEVFLVQKLNFSWDEVHEVAEQLEHIKSAKLINQLDVLLGFPKYDPHGDPIPDKDGNLSKIDKILLSTLLKKESGVCVGVDDSSSEFLQFLDKKGITLGKQIKVLEKEDFDDSLSIEIDGKKLSISNKIANNLYIKKL; via the coding sequence ATGTTTACACTTTCTGAAGAAAATTATTTAAAAGCAATTTATCATTTAGAGACAGATTCTAAAAAGGGAATTAGTACCAATGCCATTGCAAAAAGTTTAGCAACAAAGGCATCCTCTGTTACAGATATGGTTAAAAAATTATCTGATAAGAAAGTTGTTTTATATAAAAAATACCAAGGAGTTACCTTAACAGAATTAGGTTTAAAAACTGCTGCAAATATTGTTAGGAAACACAGACTTTGGGAGGTTTTTTTAGTGCAAAAATTAAATTTTTCTTGGGATGAAGTGCATGAAGTTGCAGAACAATTAGAGCATATAAAGTCAGCTAAATTAATTAATCAATTAGATGTGCTTTTGGGATTTCCAAAATACGATCCTCATGGAGATCCAATTCCTGACAAAGATGGAAATTTAAGTAAAATTGATAAGATTTTATTATCAACTTTATTAAAAAAAGAATCTGGTGTTTGTGTTGGTGTTGATGATTCCTCATCAGAATTTTTACAATTTTTAGATAAAAAAGGTATCACTTTAGGAAAACAAATAAAAGTATTAGAAAAAGAAGATTTTGATGATTCTTTATCCATAGAAATTGATGGGAAAAAATTATCAATCTCAAATAAAATTGCCAATAATTTATACATAAAAAAGTTATGA
- a CDS encoding ZIP family metal transporter, whose protein sequence is MSTFDQLVDYAKENPIWAALYASLFTWGLTALGAALVFFFRKLNRAVLDGMLGFTGGVMVAASFWSLLSPAIENSPGEGFIKVLPAAIGFGLGALSLFGMDKILPHLHINFEKNEAEGVKTELHRSTLLVLAITLHNIPEGLAVGVLFGAASTLVGVEQTEMIIAAISLAIGIGIQNFPEGFAVAMPLRRQGVSRLKSFWYGQLSAIVEPIAAVLGALAVSFFTPILPYALAFAAGAMIFVVVEEVIPETQRDKYTDIATLGFIGGFIVMMSLDVGLG, encoded by the coding sequence ATGAGTACATTCGATCAATTAGTAGATTATGCAAAAGAAAATCCAATTTGGGCTGCATTATATGCCTCACTTTTTACTTGGGGGTTAACAGCTTTAGGAGCTGCATTAGTGTTCTTTTTTAGGAAATTAAATAGAGCAGTTTTAGATGGAATGCTAGGTTTTACTGGAGGAGTAATGGTTGCAGCAAGTTTTTGGAGTTTATTATCGCCAGCAATTGAAAACAGTCCTGGAGAAGGCTTTATAAAAGTTTTACCAGCAGCAATTGGTTTTGGTTTAGGAGCATTATCGCTCTTTGGAATGGATAAAATTTTACCACATTTACATATCAATTTCGAAAAAAACGAGGCAGAAGGCGTAAAAACAGAATTACACAGATCTACATTATTAGTTTTGGCAATTACGTTACACAATATTCCTGAAGGTTTAGCTGTTGGTGTGCTTTTTGGAGCAGCATCAACGTTGGTTGGGGTTGAGCAAACAGAAATGATTATTGCTGCCATTTCTTTAGCAATCGGAATTGGAATTCAGAATTTTCCTGAAGGTTTTGCTGTAGCAATGCCTTTAAGAAGACAAGGAGTTAGCAGGCTAAAAAGTTTTTGGTATGGTCAATTATCTGCAATTGTAGAGCCAATTGCAGCAGTTTTAGGAGCTTTAGCAGTATCGTTTTTTACGCCAATTTTACCTTATGCTTTGGCATTTGCTGCTGGTGCAATGATTTTTGTGGTTGTTGAAGAAGTAATTCCAGAAACACAAAGAGATAAATATACAGATATTGCTACACTTGGTTTTATTGGTGGTTTTATTGTAATGATGTCTTTGGATGTTGGTTTAGGATAG